A genome region from Alkalimarinus coralli includes the following:
- the fadA gene encoding acetyl-CoA C-acyltransferase FadA, whose product MSLNPQDVVVVDAVRSPMGRAKNGCFRNVRAETLSATLIDALFTRNPGANPNEVEDVIWGCVNQTMEQGFNVARQISLLTQVPHTASAQTVNRLCGSAMSSIHTAAQAIMTGNGDVFVVGGVEHMGHVPMTKGFDHNPAASKYSAKASNMMGLTAEMLAKMHGISRQMQDEFGARSHRLAHEATLEGRFKNEIIPIEGHDEKGFKVLIEDDETIRPETTVESLSKLKPAFNPKGGTVTAGTSSQLTDGAAAMLLMSAEKAQQLGLTPLARIKSMAVAGCDPAIMGYGPVPATKKALKRAGLKVEDIDFWELNEAFAGQSLPVMKDLKLIDVADEKVNLNGGAIALGHPLGCSGARISTTLLNVMQAKGGTLGVSTMCIGLGQGIATVWERV is encoded by the coding sequence ATGAGTCTTAATCCACAAGATGTCGTCGTAGTCGATGCGGTGCGTTCCCCAATGGGACGTGCTAAGAATGGCTGTTTCCGCAATGTTCGTGCTGAAACCCTTTCTGCAACGCTTATCGATGCGTTATTTACGCGTAACCCTGGTGCAAACCCTAATGAAGTTGAAGATGTGATCTGGGGTTGTGTTAACCAGACCATGGAGCAGGGTTTTAATGTTGCTCGCCAAATTTCGTTGTTGACCCAGGTACCACACACTGCATCAGCGCAAACTGTTAACCGTCTTTGCGGTTCGGCAATGTCATCAATTCATACTGCTGCTCAGGCAATCATGACTGGTAACGGTGATGTATTTGTAGTGGGTGGCGTTGAGCACATGGGTCACGTACCCATGACTAAAGGTTTTGATCACAACCCCGCTGCAAGTAAGTACTCTGCAAAAGCGTCTAACATGATGGGCTTAACAGCTGAAATGTTGGCTAAAATGCACGGTATTTCTCGTCAAATGCAGGACGAGTTTGGTGCTCGTTCACACCGTTTGGCTCATGAAGCTACTTTGGAAGGTCGTTTTAAGAACGAAATTATTCCAATTGAAGGGCATGATGAGAAGGGCTTCAAAGTGCTTATCGAAGATGATGAAACTATTCGACCAGAAACAACGGTTGAGTCGTTAAGCAAGCTTAAGCCAGCCTTTAATCCAAAGGGTGGAACGGTTACTGCTGGTACGTCTTCACAGCTAACTGACGGTGCTGCTGCAATGTTGTTGATGTCTGCTGAAAAAGCTCAGCAGTTAGGTTTGACGCCGCTGGCGCGAATCAAGTCAATGGCAGTTGCTGGTTGTGATCCTGCAATCATGGGCTATGGACCGGTTCCTGCGACTAAGAAAGCGCTTAAGCGTGCAGGGCTTAAAGTTGAAGATATTGACTTCTGGGAGCTGAACGAAGCATTCGCAGGTCAGTCTTTACCTGTCATGAAAGACCTTAAGCTGATTGATGTAGCAGATGAGAAAGTGAACCTTAACGGTGGTGCGATTGCATTAGGGCACCCACTGGGATGCTCGGGTGCTCGAATCTCAACTACGCTGTTGAATGTTATGCAGGCTAAAGGCGGCACACTAGGTGTTTCTACTATGTGTATCGGTCTTGGTCAGGGTATTGCTACTGTTTGGGAGCGTGTTTAA
- the fadB gene encoding fatty acid oxidation complex subunit alpha FadB has translation MIYEGKAITVKEIEGSIAQLNFDLDGESVNKFNRLTIEELRAATDKLKSAKGIKGLIVTSTKDCFIVGADITEFTDLFAGPEEELIASNLAANSVFSDIEDLPFPTVTAINGIALGGGFEMCLSTDYRVMSTKAKVGLPEVKLGIFPGFGGTVRLPRLIGADNAIEWICGTKEYKPEAALKFGAVDAVVEPEALVDAAIDLVKQANNGKVDYKARREEKTSKLKLNPLESMMVFETSKGFVAGQAGPHYPAPVEAIKVMQKHAGMSRDKAIEVEAKGFAKMAKTSVSASLIGLFLNDQELKKKAKDLEPKASDVKLAAVLGAGIMGGGVAYQSALKGTPIIMKDIAQAGIDLGLSEAKKLLTKRVDKKRMTAAKMADVLNNITPALSYGDFKNVDLVVEAVVENPKVKDIVLCEVEDQVREDTILTTNTSTISVNLLAKNLKRPENFCGMHFFNPVNMMPLVEVIRGEKTSEETIATTVAYAKAMGKTPVVVNDCPGFLVNRVLFPYFGGFIGLVRDGADYQRVDKIMEKFGWPMGPAYLLDVVGMDTGKHAGDVMADGFPDRMKYDSATAIDVMFEAGRYGQKTDKGFYQYELDRKGKQKKVVDESVYDMLKPIVEKQQEFTDEQIIERMMVPLCIETVRCLEDGIVETPAEADMGLIFGIGFPPFHGGALRYIDAMGVDKFCEIADKYADLGALYQPTEGMREMAKAGKKYFG, from the coding sequence ATGATTTACGAAGGTAAAGCCATCACGGTTAAAGAGATCGAAGGCAGCATTGCTCAGCTAAACTTTGATTTAGACGGTGAGTCGGTTAACAAATTTAATAGACTTACAATCGAAGAACTGCGTGCGGCAACAGATAAGCTTAAAAGTGCTAAAGGAATTAAGGGTCTTATAGTTACAAGTACTAAAGACTGCTTCATCGTTGGTGCTGATATAACTGAATTCACAGACTTGTTTGCTGGTCCTGAAGAAGAACTGATTGCTAGCAACCTGGCTGCCAATAGCGTATTTAGCGATATTGAAGACCTTCCTTTTCCAACGGTCACTGCAATCAACGGTATTGCTTTAGGTGGCGGTTTCGAAATGTGTCTTTCAACAGACTATCGTGTAATGTCTACTAAAGCGAAGGTTGGGTTACCTGAAGTCAAGTTGGGTATTTTCCCTGGTTTTGGTGGTACTGTTCGTTTGCCGCGTTTGATTGGTGCAGATAACGCTATCGAATGGATTTGCGGAACAAAAGAATACAAGCCAGAAGCTGCGCTTAAGTTTGGAGCGGTTGACGCGGTAGTAGAGCCGGAAGCATTGGTTGATGCTGCGATCGACTTGGTTAAGCAGGCGAATAACGGCAAGGTTGACTATAAAGCGCGTCGTGAAGAGAAGACTAGCAAGCTTAAGCTTAATCCGCTTGAAAGCATGATGGTATTCGAAACGTCTAAAGGTTTTGTAGCTGGTCAGGCAGGCCCTCATTACCCTGCACCGGTAGAGGCTATTAAGGTAATGCAGAAGCATGCTGGAATGTCTCGTGATAAGGCAATCGAAGTTGAAGCAAAAGGCTTTGCCAAGATGGCCAAGACTTCTGTGTCGGCATCATTGATTGGTCTTTTCCTGAATGATCAAGAGTTGAAGAAAAAGGCAAAAGACCTTGAGCCAAAAGCTAGTGATGTGAAACTGGCCGCTGTTCTGGGTGCTGGTATCATGGGCGGTGGTGTTGCATATCAGTCTGCGCTCAAAGGCACTCCAATCATCATGAAGGATATTGCCCAGGCAGGTATCGATCTAGGCTTGAGTGAAGCTAAAAAGCTTCTGACCAAACGTGTTGATAAGAAGCGTATGACAGCTGCCAAGATGGCAGATGTGCTTAACAATATCACTCCAGCGCTAAGCTACGGCGATTTCAAAAACGTAGACTTGGTTGTAGAAGCTGTTGTTGAGAATCCAAAAGTTAAAGATATTGTTCTTTGTGAAGTGGAAGATCAGGTTCGCGAAGATACGATACTGACAACTAACACCTCTACTATCTCTGTTAACTTGCTGGCTAAGAACCTTAAGCGCCCAGAAAACTTCTGTGGTATGCACTTCTTCAATCCAGTAAATATGATGCCACTGGTTGAAGTTATCCGTGGTGAGAAGACGAGCGAAGAAACAATTGCAACAACTGTTGCATATGCAAAGGCAATGGGTAAAACACCTGTCGTCGTTAACGACTGCCCTGGTTTCTTGGTTAACCGTGTATTGTTCCCTTACTTCGGTGGTTTCATTGGTCTTGTTCGTGATGGTGCAGACTATCAGCGTGTAGACAAGATTATGGAGAAGTTTGGATGGCCTATGGGCCCTGCTTACTTGCTTGATGTAGTAGGTATGGATACTGGTAAGCATGCTGGCGATGTAATGGCAGATGGTTTCCCTGATCGCATGAAGTATGACAGCGCAACTGCAATCGACGTCATGTTTGAGGCTGGACGTTACGGTCAGAAGACTGATAAGGGCTTCTACCAGTATGAGCTAGACCGCAAAGGCAAGCAGAAGAAAGTTGTAGATGAGTCTGTTTATGACATGCTTAAGCCTATTGTTGAGAAGCAGCAAGAGTTCACCGATGAGCAAATCATTGAGCGAATGATGGTTCCATTGTGTATTGAAACTGTTCGTTGTTTAGAAGATGGTATTGTTGAGACTCCAGCTGAAGCTGATATGGGTCTTATCTTCGGCATCGGTTTCCCTCCATTCCATGGTGGTGCTCTTCGTTATATCGATGCTATGGGTGTTGATAAGTTCTGTGAAATCGCAGACAAATATGCAGATCTGGGTGCTCTATACCAACCAACAGAAGGTATGAGAGAAATGGCTAAAGCTGGCAAGAAGTATTTCGGTTAA
- a CDS encoding universal stress protein, translating to MMEYTKILAAIDLTEESTQVLDRASSLAKLYSSQLDIVHIIEPLGYAYGGDIPMDLTEVQTQLEEHAKAFLEGVGKKYSIPSENQHVVIGRPETEIHRLAEDSASDLVVVGSHGRHGIQLLLGSTANGILHGAKCDVLAVRIQ from the coding sequence ATGATGGAATACACCAAAATTTTAGCCGCAATTGACCTTACAGAGGAGTCCACCCAGGTTCTTGATCGAGCAAGCAGCTTAGCCAAGCTATATAGCAGCCAACTTGACATAGTGCACATCATTGAGCCTCTAGGGTACGCATACGGTGGAGACATCCCAATGGACTTAACAGAGGTGCAAACACAGCTGGAAGAGCACGCAAAGGCCTTTCTGGAGGGCGTTGGAAAGAAATATAGCATCCCCAGTGAAAACCAGCATGTCGTGATTGGCAGACCAGAAACAGAAATTCATCGCCTCGCCGAAGACAGCGCGAGCGACCTGGTGGTGGTCGGTAGCCATGGGCGGCATGGCATTCAGCTTTTACTGGGGTCAACGGCCAACGGCATTCTTCACGGTGCAAAGTGTGATGTACTAGCCGTTAGGATTCAGTAA
- a CDS encoding DUF6901 family protein, whose translation MKIDYVFEFSDSTQLAYQVDIERPQITDEWADENAEEWTRLEHCQCANCPLAKSEKYCPAALDIQRLVADFKSQPAFQKVDVKVTTPERNYSKHAGLEEGLRSLMGLVLATSKCPILSELKPMAQHHMPFASSDEFILRNVSIYLIQQHFEMRSGREPDWAMKGLVDRNKRLQLVNQALWQRIHTVCEGDSNLKALLSFFSMASSVSFSLESQMQKLKTVLDGDNN comes from the coding sequence ATGAAAATTGACTATGTTTTTGAATTTAGTGATAGCACTCAGCTAGCTTATCAGGTTGATATTGAGCGACCTCAGATAACTGATGAGTGGGCAGATGAAAATGCAGAGGAGTGGACTAGATTAGAGCACTGCCAGTGTGCAAATTGCCCGTTAGCAAAGAGCGAAAAATATTGTCCGGCCGCGTTAGATATACAGCGATTGGTAGCAGATTTTAAGTCTCAGCCAGCATTTCAAAAGGTTGATGTAAAAGTCACCACGCCAGAAAGAAACTATTCAAAGCATGCTGGGTTGGAAGAAGGGTTACGATCGCTCATGGGGTTGGTGCTGGCTACCAGCAAGTGTCCTATTTTGTCTGAATTAAAGCCTATGGCACAGCACCATATGCCATTTGCCTCAAGCGATGAGTTTATTTTGAGAAATGTCTCTATATATCTCATTCAGCAGCATTTTGAAATGCGCAGTGGTCGGGAGCCTGATTGGGCTATGAAAGGCCTTGTCGATAGAAATAAGCGGTTACAGCTGGTAAACCAGGCGTTGTGGCAAAGGATTCACACGGTTTGTGAAGGGGACTCGAATCTTAAGGCGCTTCTAAGCTTTTTCTCCATGGCCTCTAGTGTTAGCTTTTCTTTAGAGAGTCAAATGCAAAAATTGAAAACGGTTCTGGATGGTGATAACAATTGA
- a CDS encoding ATP-binding cassette domain-containing protein, which translates to MSNVRFDDVSLAFGLKPLLDGVNFSVEAGERVCLVGRNGEGKSSLLKIVSGDVLPDSGVIRFRDGVTVGTLPQDIPDASDKTVFEVVAEGLDEVGGWIATYHELIEHASTESSLVELERVQAKIEACDGWSLNNKVDHLIKRFNLDPDSKMNSLSGGWRRRVLLAKALVNEPDVLILDEPTNHLDIPAIAWLEKQLIDFRGALLFVSHDRSFIKRLATRIVELDRGNLTSWPGNYEGYLEGKAKLLEDEARQNALFDKKLSEEEVWIRQGIKARRTRNEGRVRNLESLRKIRQERREKQGKAKISLEEASLSGKLVAEAQNISFAYPGGSPLIKNLSLSVMRGDRIGLIGENGTGKTTLLKLLLGRLKPTEGEVRTGTKLDIAYFDQLRGALDPEKTVIDNVSEGREFLSIAGKDRHIISYLNDFLFTAARARSPVKALSGGETNRLLLAKLFSKPANILVMDEPTNDLDVDTLELLEELLTSFKGTLLITSHDRYFLDNVVTSTLVFEKEGRVQEYIGGYSDWVSYTGGFDELGKEAGNKKLADSSEGRDEKPESSSVTTKNDVAKGKKLSYKHKLELEKLPAKIEQLEAKLDELQNETSDSGFYSQDHELVSAKLAELESVESELNDAMERWVELEAMSGS; encoded by the coding sequence ATGTCAAACGTTAGGTTTGATGATGTAAGTCTTGCATTCGGGCTTAAGCCCTTGCTGGATGGTGTTAATTTTTCGGTAGAGGCGGGTGAGCGTGTCTGTCTGGTAGGGCGCAATGGAGAAGGGAAGTCCTCTTTATTAAAAATTGTATCGGGTGATGTACTTCCGGACTCAGGGGTGATTAGGTTTCGGGATGGCGTGACGGTTGGTACGCTGCCTCAAGATATCCCTGACGCGAGTGATAAAACAGTTTTTGAGGTGGTTGCAGAAGGATTGGATGAGGTTGGGGGCTGGATAGCAACGTATCATGAGTTGATAGAGCATGCGTCTACTGAATCCAGTCTTGTTGAGCTTGAGAGAGTTCAGGCCAAAATCGAAGCATGTGATGGATGGTCGTTAAATAACAAGGTTGACCACCTTATTAAACGCTTCAACTTAGATCCCGACAGCAAGATGAACTCACTCTCTGGAGGGTGGCGCAGGCGTGTTTTATTAGCTAAAGCGCTGGTTAATGAGCCTGATGTGCTGATTTTGGATGAGCCAACCAACCACCTGGATATACCTGCTATTGCCTGGCTTGAAAAGCAACTGATAGACTTTCGCGGTGCACTGCTTTTTGTTAGTCACGACAGGTCTTTCATAAAGCGTTTGGCGACTAGGATTGTTGAACTTGACCGAGGAAATTTAACATCATGGCCTGGCAACTATGAGGGGTATTTAGAGGGTAAAGCAAAGCTATTGGAAGATGAGGCTCGTCAAAATGCGTTGTTTGATAAAAAGCTATCAGAAGAAGAGGTCTGGATAAGGCAGGGGATCAAGGCGAGAAGAACAAGAAATGAGGGGCGGGTAAGAAACCTGGAAAGCTTGCGGAAAATTAGACAGGAAAGAAGAGAGAAGCAAGGCAAAGCTAAAATTTCGCTAGAAGAGGCCTCTCTCTCAGGCAAGTTGGTGGCAGAGGCTCAGAATATTAGTTTTGCCTATCCTGGCGGGAGTCCACTGATTAAGAACTTGTCGCTATCGGTCATGAGAGGTGACCGGATAGGACTAATTGGCGAGAATGGGACAGGTAAAACAACGCTGTTAAAGTTGCTTTTGGGCCGTTTGAAACCCACGGAGGGAGAAGTTAGAACGGGTACAAAGCTTGATATTGCTTACTTTGATCAGCTTCGTGGTGCGCTGGATCCGGAAAAGACAGTGATAGATAACGTCTCAGAAGGACGGGAGTTTCTTTCTATTGCGGGAAAGGATAGGCATATAATTAGCTATCTAAATGACTTTCTATTTACCGCTGCTCGGGCTCGCTCCCCTGTAAAAGCGCTTTCAGGTGGCGAAACGAACCGGCTATTACTGGCTAAACTGTTCAGTAAGCCTGCCAACATTTTAGTGATGGATGAGCCCACCAACGACCTGGATGTTGATACCCTGGAGCTGCTTGAAGAGTTATTGACCTCATTTAAAGGCACGTTATTGATCACAAGCCATGACCGCTATTTTTTAGACAATGTAGTAACAAGCACCTTGGTATTTGAAAAAGAAGGGAGGGTTCAAGAGTATATAGGGGGGTATTCTGACTGGGTTTCATATACTGGAGGTTTTGATGAGCTGGGTAAGGAGGCCGGAAACAAAAAACTGGCGGATTCATCCGAAGGGCGTGACGAGAAGCCTGAGTCGTCATCAGTAACGACTAAGAATGACGTTGCTAAAGGTAAAAAGCTAAGCTACAAACATAAGTTGGAATTAGAGAAGCTCCCGGCAAAAATAGAACAGCTTGAAGCTAAGCTGGATGAGCTTCAAAACGAAACGAGCGATTCTGGGTTTTATAGTCAGGATCATGAGCTGGTCAGTGCAAAATTAGCTGAGCTTGAGTCTGTGGAGAGCGAGCTAAATGACGCAATGGAGCGCTGGGTGGAGCTGGAGGCTATGTCGGGCTCATAG
- a CDS encoding MOSC domain-containing protein — MKLTAINKFPVKSLKGVSLSSAVVDDFGIKNDRRWMLVDEDGTFISQRKHPVMGTIGVQDADGLLAFKSSCNQELSVSPNDFTETCSVKVWGDEVSVLAAHSEVGDWFSGILNKKVRLVYMPDRSFRQVDREYADYNQRVSFADGFPFLLISEASLNDLNTRLDNPVGMSRFRPNLVVSGCDAYEEDRWKKIRVGGIEFDVVKPCSRCIMTTIDENTLKHGKEPLKTLAGYRRNEYGVCFGQNLVHRGEGHLTVGDSIEVLERQS, encoded by the coding sequence ATGAAATTAACCGCTATCAATAAATTCCCCGTTAAGTCGCTAAAAGGTGTGTCGCTTAGCAGTGCTGTTGTAGATGATTTTGGTATTAAAAATGATCGGCGCTGGATGTTGGTTGACGAGGATGGCACGTTTATCAGTCAGCGTAAGCACCCTGTTATGGGGACGATTGGGGTTCAGGATGCCGATGGGCTTTTAGCATTTAAGAGCTCATGTAATCAGGAATTAAGCGTGTCCCCTAATGACTTTACCGAGACGTGCAGCGTTAAAGTATGGGGGGATGAGGTTTCTGTATTAGCGGCTCATTCTGAGGTTGGGGACTGGTTCTCCGGGATATTGAACAAAAAAGTCCGTCTTGTATATATGCCTGATCGGTCATTTCGACAGGTGGATAGAGAGTATGCAGATTATAATCAGCGAGTCAGTTTTGCCGATGGTTTTCCCTTTTTATTAATCTCAGAAGCCTCCCTTAATGATTTAAACACGCGGCTTGATAACCCGGTTGGTATGTCCAGATTTAGGCCTAATTTGGTGGTCTCCGGCTGCGACGCCTATGAAGAAGATCGCTGGAAAAAAATACGCGTGGGAGGTATTGAGTTTGATGTGGTGAAGCCTTGTTCACGGTGTATCATGACAACCATCGACGAAAATACGCTAAAACATGGAAAAGAGCCGTTAAAAACGCTGGCTGGTTATAGGCGAAATGAGTATGGGGTTTGCTTTGGCCAGAACCTTGTGCATCGGGGAGAGGGGCATTTAACGGTAGGGGATTCTATCGAGGTGCTGGAAAGACAGTCTTAA
- a CDS encoding chemotaxis protein produces MAGVLDSVNQRTQLVGENRLELLMFNLNGRQTFAINVFKIQEVLKLTSLTQMPHEHPAVCGVTHLRGRTVPIINLSMAIKMPAIKPTSDSTIIVTEYNRTVQGFLIGGVDRIVNMNWGDILPPPKGAGRNHYLTAITRYEDKLVEIIDVEKVLAEIVPYNTDISEDILDHEVLSNAVGRRVLIVDDSPVAIGQARSTVEKLGLEVVCATNGLEAHNMLKEWAEKGEIDSLLMVITDAEMPEMDGYMLTTAIRQDERLKDIYVVLHTSLSGSFNQAMVEKVGCDGFLSKFQPDELAVVVQDRLKSVSS; encoded by the coding sequence ATGGCCGGGGTTTTAGACTCTGTTAATCAGCGAACCCAGTTAGTTGGCGAAAATCGGTTAGAGTTGCTGATGTTCAACTTAAATGGGCGTCAAACCTTCGCTATTAATGTGTTTAAAATTCAAGAGGTGCTTAAGTTGACGAGCTTGACACAAATGCCTCATGAGCACCCCGCCGTATGTGGTGTTACGCATTTGCGTGGCAGGACAGTGCCAATAATAAATTTGAGTATGGCCATTAAAATGCCAGCTATAAAGCCTACAAGCGATTCGACTATCATCGTCACTGAATACAATAGGACGGTTCAAGGATTTCTTATCGGTGGAGTGGACAGAATTGTTAATATGAACTGGGGAGATATCCTGCCGCCACCCAAAGGGGCTGGGCGAAACCATTACCTTACCGCGATTACGCGTTATGAAGATAAGCTGGTCGAAATTATTGACGTTGAAAAGGTATTGGCTGAGATCGTGCCTTACAACACTGATATATCGGAAGATATATTAGATCATGAAGTGCTCTCAAATGCGGTTGGGCGAAGGGTTCTTATTGTTGATGACTCGCCAGTTGCCATAGGGCAGGCCAGAAGCACGGTCGAGAAGTTAGGGCTCGAAGTTGTTTGCGCGACAAACGGGCTTGAGGCGCACAATATGCTTAAGGAGTGGGCGGAGAAGGGAGAGATTGACAGCCTGTTAATGGTGATTACCGATGCAGAAATGCCCGAAATGGACGGTTATATGTTGACCACGGCGATAAGGCAAGATGAGCGCTTAAAGGATATTTATGTAGTGCTGCATACCTCTTTGAGTGGCAGCTTTAATCAGGCGATGGTGGAAAAGGTTGGTTGTGATGGGTTTCTATCGAAGTTTCAGCCAGATGAGTTAGCTGTTGTTGTGCAAGATAGATTAAAGAGCGTTTCAAGTTAA
- a CDS encoding TetR/AcrR family transcriptional regulator, translating into MNTETAVTTNEFESLKSSIQYQGRKAARAKSEHRRKEILEAALRIVSREGIRGVKHRAVAKEANVPLASTTYYFKDIEELISDSFMLFAEKSLQVLDLFYGELNKLVSQYDVKKIHESTEVREKFSNDLIDMGVTYIRAQVKFRKEDLLAEMAFLLEAVRDERLKPLAREYRGVWYSRLIDFLSAANAPAPKEDAMFIISSVQGLLYEGIVSDGDIDEVKTRAILKRAIHILMQP; encoded by the coding sequence ATGAATACCGAAACAGCTGTAACGACGAACGAGTTTGAGTCATTAAAAAGCTCTATTCAGTACCAGGGGCGAAAAGCTGCCAGAGCCAAGAGTGAGCATCGGCGCAAAGAGATCTTAGAGGCTGCACTGAGAATTGTTTCACGCGAAGGGATCAGGGGTGTTAAGCACAGGGCTGTAGCTAAAGAAGCGAATGTGCCACTCGCATCTACGACTTATTATTTTAAGGATATTGAAGAGCTTATTAGTGATTCGTTTATGCTATTTGCTGAAAAAAGCCTTCAGGTTCTCGACCTGTTTTATGGTGAGCTGAATAAGCTGGTGAGTCAGTACGATGTAAAGAAAATTCACGAAAGTACTGAAGTAAGAGAGAAATTTTCCAACGACCTGATTGATATGGGGGTCACCTATATCAGGGCGCAAGTTAAGTTCAGAAAAGAAGATTTGCTTGCAGAGATGGCGTTTTTACTTGAGGCGGTCAGAGATGAGCGCCTTAAGCCGCTGGCAAGAGAGTATCGAGGGGTCTGGTACAGTCGGCTCATCGACTTTTTAAGTGCCGCGAATGCGCCAGCTCCGAAAGAAGACGCCATGTTTATTATAAGCTCTGTTCAAGGCCTTCTTTATGAGGGGATTGTGAGTGACGGTGATATAGATGAAGTAAAAACTCGCGCAATCCTAAAGCGAGCCATTCATATATTAATGCAACCATAG
- a CDS encoding EAL and HDOD domain-containing protein, protein MVIAIKNLKRQGYRIALDDFVMEERYKPLLPLADIIKLELPAMSAAELKGTITHLKTFSASLLAEKIETMAEYKLCKDLGCDLFQGYFLSKPEIVKGRKLPQNKLAVLQLIGELQNPAVNVTQLNEIISKDPTLSFKLLKLVNSAAYRRARTIESIHMAVMMLGISKIKSWSSLLALSKMEDKPIALRQISLARAKLCELLSAKLSPEQSDLYFTTGLLSSLDVYFDTPLKELLLSIPLEGTISDALIHYRGKAGLALHTAKHYEQSKWQAIHWNLLEKFNISKLELNQLYIESAVWAGEHAEE, encoded by the coding sequence GTGGTAATCGCCATAAAAAACCTGAAACGACAAGGATACCGTATCGCTTTAGATGATTTTGTAATGGAAGAGCGCTACAAGCCGCTATTGCCATTGGCAGACATTATCAAACTTGAACTACCCGCAATGAGCGCTGCTGAACTTAAAGGAACGATCACGCACCTAAAGACATTTTCGGCATCACTTTTGGCAGAAAAAATTGAGACTATGGCGGAGTATAAGCTTTGTAAAGATCTTGGCTGCGACCTCTTTCAGGGGTATTTTTTAAGCAAGCCCGAAATAGTAAAGGGCCGAAAGCTGCCACAAAACAAATTAGCCGTACTTCAGCTCATAGGAGAGCTTCAAAACCCGGCGGTCAATGTCACCCAGCTTAATGAAATAATTTCCAAAGACCCCACTCTGAGCTTTAAACTCCTTAAATTGGTCAACTCCGCAGCATACCGACGGGCAAGAACAATTGAGTCGATTCATATGGCCGTGATGATGCTAGGTATTAGCAAGATAAAGAGCTGGTCCAGCTTGCTGGCACTAAGCAAAATGGAAGATAAGCCAATCGCGTTGAGGCAAATTTCACTAGCCCGTGCGAAACTATGTGAGCTTTTATCTGCCAAGCTATCACCAGAGCAAAGCGACCTGTATTTTACTACGGGGCTGCTTTCGAGTCTTGATGTTTACTTTGATACGCCGTTAAAAGAGCTGTTACTATCAATTCCATTAGAGGGAACCATATCCGATGCACTGATTCATTATCGAGGAAAAGCCGGTCTTGCACTTCACACCGCAAAACACTATGAGCAATCAAAGTGGCAGGCCATTCACTGGAATTTACTGGAGAAATTTAACATATCAAAGCTGGAGCTGAATCAGCTTTATATAGAAAGTGCAGTTTGGGCAGGCGAGCACGCAGAGGAATAA
- the ccoM gene encoding cytochrome c oxidase subunit CcoM, with protein sequence MYTDVVVLAGVGTVGLMVAFMAGLAYFFVKDAKKRSKLHK encoded by the coding sequence ATGTATACAGATGTTGTTGTTCTAGCGGGTGTGGGTACTGTGGGTCTAATGGTGGCTTTTATGGCCGGGCTAGCATACTTTTTTGTTAAGGATGCAAAAAAGAGAAGCAAACTGCACAAGTGA